One stretch of Streptomyces sp. MMBL 11-1 DNA includes these proteins:
- the dusB gene encoding tRNA dihydrouridine synthase DusB: MTTLAPALPQLSIGPHTVRPPVVLAPMAGITNAPFRTLCREFSGGKGLFVSEMITTRALVERNEKTMQLIHFEASETPRSIQLYGVDPVTVGKAVRMIVDEDLADHIDLNFGCPVPKVTRKGGGSALPYKRPLLRAILKEAVSHAGDLPVTIKMRKGIDDDHLTFLDAGRIAVEEGVTAVALHGRTTAQHYGGTADWDAIARLKEHVPEIPVLGNGDIWCADDALRMMRETGCDGVVVGRGCLGRPWLFADLVSAMEGREDRYAPALREVADVMVRHATLLGEWIGDEARGVIDFRKHVAWYLKGFAVGSEMRKKLAITSSLEELGSQLHELDLDQPWPDGADGPRGRTSGNNRVVLPDGWLKDPYDCAGISADAELDTSGG; encoded by the coding sequence ATGACCACGCTCGCCCCCGCCCTCCCGCAGCTCAGCATCGGCCCGCACACCGTGCGGCCGCCGGTCGTGCTGGCCCCGATGGCCGGCATCACCAACGCCCCGTTCAGGACGCTGTGCCGGGAGTTCTCCGGCGGCAAGGGGCTGTTCGTCAGCGAGATGATCACCACGCGAGCGCTGGTCGAGCGCAACGAGAAGACCATGCAGCTCATCCACTTCGAGGCGTCCGAGACCCCGCGCTCGATCCAGCTCTACGGGGTGGACCCGGTCACCGTCGGCAAGGCCGTCCGGATGATCGTGGACGAGGACCTGGCCGACCACATCGACCTGAACTTCGGCTGCCCGGTCCCCAAGGTCACCCGTAAGGGCGGCGGCTCCGCGCTCCCGTACAAGCGGCCCCTGCTGCGGGCCATCCTCAAGGAAGCCGTCTCCCACGCCGGAGACCTCCCCGTCACCATCAAGATGCGCAAGGGCATCGACGACGACCACCTCACCTTCCTCGACGCCGGCCGCATCGCCGTCGAGGAGGGCGTCACCGCCGTCGCCCTGCACGGGCGCACCACCGCCCAGCACTACGGCGGCACCGCCGACTGGGACGCCATCGCCCGGCTCAAGGAGCACGTCCCGGAGATTCCCGTGCTCGGCAACGGCGACATCTGGTGTGCCGACGACGCCCTGCGGATGATGCGGGAGACCGGCTGCGACGGTGTCGTCGTCGGACGCGGCTGCCTGGGGCGGCCCTGGCTCTTCGCCGACCTGGTGAGCGCCATGGAGGGCCGCGAGGACCGGTACGCGCCCGCCCTGCGCGAGGTCGCGGACGTCATGGTGCGCCACGCGACGCTGCTGGGGGAGTGGATCGGCGACGAGGCCCGTGGCGTGATCGACTTCCGCAAGCACGTGGCCTGGTATCTCAAAGGCTTTGCGGTCGGCTCCGAGATGCGCAAGAAGCTGGCGATCACCTCCTCCCTCGAGGAGCTGGGCAGTCAGCTCCACGAGCTGGACCTCGACCAGCCCTGGCCGGACGGCGCCGACGGGCCGCGCGGGCGGACCTCGGGCAACAACCGGGTCGTCCTGCCGGACGGCTGGCTGAAGGACCCGTACGACTGCGCGGGCATCAGCGCCGACGCGGAGCTGGACACCTCCGGCGGCTGA